A section of the Diabrotica virgifera virgifera chromosome 8, PGI_DIABVI_V3a genome encodes:
- the LOC126889356 gene encoding uncharacterized protein LOC126889356: MAISVRATVQGGVDQRNSNGPRWRRSTGQQRSKVEAISGTATVQGGGSQWDSDGPRWRRSAGQQRSKVEAVSGTATVQAGGDQQDSNGPRWKRSAGQQWSKVESISGTATVQGRGGQRDSNGPRWRRSAGQQWSKVESISGTATVQGGDGQRDSNGPRWSRSAGQQRSKVETVSGTAMVQSGGDQRDNNGPRWSRSAGQQRSKVEAVSGTATVQVEVIGSPEQPITIRFNFNTASLASGYADDSLNRPTRGTKLCVGRFTCGKRTW, encoded by the exons ATGGCAATCAGCGTGAGAGCAACGGTGCAAGGTGGGGTCGATCAGCGGAACAGCAACGGTCCTAGGTGGAGGCGGTCaacgggacagcaacggtccaaggtggaggcgatcagcgggacagcaacggtccaaggtggaggcagTCAGTGGGACAGcgacggtccaag gtggaggcgatcagcgggacagcaacggtccaaggtggaggcggtcagcgggacagcgaCGGTCCAAGCTGGAGGCGATCAGcaggacagcaacggtccaaggtggaaacgttcagcgggacagcaatggtccaaggtggagtcgatcagcgggacagcaacggtccaaggtagaggcggtcagcgggacagcaacggtccaaggtggagacggtcagcgggacagcaatggtccaaggtggagtcgatcagcgggacagcaacggtccaaggtggagacggtcagcgggacagcaacggtccaaggtggagtcgatccgcgggacagcaacggtccaaggtggagacggtcagcgggacagcaatgGTCCAAAGTGGTGGCGATCAGCGGGACaacaacggtccaaggtggagtcgatcagcgggacagcaacggtccaaggtagaggcggtcagcgggacagcaacggtccaagtaGAGGTAATAGGATCACCGGAACAGCCGATAACGATTCGATTCAATTTCAACACCGCGAGCCTTGCTTCTGGGTATGCAGACGATTCTTTGAATCGTCCCACCAGGGGTACCAAATTATGTGTAGGACGCTTCACCTGTGGTAAAAGGACCTGGTGA